TGAAATTAAATTTTAGAGCTGTAAAAAAACTCCCCCTTTTTAACAAGAGGGAGTTCAGATAGTTCTTATAATTAAAAAGAGGTCTGAATATTAAACGTCTTCTTTTCTGCTTGATTTTTTCCTGTCATGCGGATTGAGGTGTTTCTTTCTAATCCTTATATTCTTTGGAGTTACTTCAACAAGCTCGTCTCTATCAATATAAGAAATGACTTCCTCAAGCGTAATTTCCCTAGGAGGGGTAAGTACAATATTCTCATCAGTACCGGATGCTCTCATGTTAGTTAACTTCTTGCCTCTTACGGCATTAACTTCAAGGTCGTTATCCCTATTGTGTTCACCGATAATCATGCCCTCATATACTTTGGTTTTAGGCGGGATGAACATTGTGCCTCTATCCTCAAGATTCCAAATCGCATATGCGGTTGTTTCCCCGTCGCAATTAGAGATAAGTACACCGTTTCTTCTGCCTTCAATTTCTCCGCGATATTCCTGATATGAATGGAATAGTCTACTGAGTACTCCGGTTCCTCTGGTATCGTTTCTAAACTCACCTTGATAACCGATTAAGCTTCTTGACGGAACATGGAAGATAATTCTGATTTTATTTCCACCCGATGGACGCATATCTTTAAGCTCACCTTTTCTTTGCGATAATTTCTCAACTACCACACCGCTATAGTTTTCATCTACGTCAACTACCACCTCTTCAATCGGTTCTAAAAGCCCGTTATTTTCATCACGCTTAAATAATACTCTCGGACGTGATACGGATAACTCAAAACCTTCTCTTCTCATAGTCTCGATTAACACACCGAGTTGTAATTCTCCTCTTCCTCCGACTTCAAAGCTTTCACCTTGTTCATTGATGCTTAAAGTTATCGCCACATTAGTTTCCGCCTCGCGTTTAAGCCTGTCCAGTATCATCCTTGAGGTGACTTTAGTTCCTTCTTGGCCTGCAAAGGGAGAGTCGTTTACCCCGATAGTAATTGCCATAGTCGGCGGATCAATCGGAGTTGATTTTAAAGGTATGGTAACGGAAGCATCGCAAATAGTATCTGAAACGGTAGCCTTCTCTACTCCTGCGATCGCAATGATATCTCCGGCTTCAATCTCGGTTAAAGGTATACGTTCAATTCCTTTGAAACCGAATAGTTTAGTCAGTTTAGTCGATTCAATAAGTTCGCCGTTTAAATTCATTGATTTTACATTTAAATTTACTTTAGCGGTACCTGCATAAACTTTACCGATTAATATCCTACCCACATACGGATCATAATTAAGAATGGTAGCAAGCATTGAGAAAGGTGCGGTTCTATCAACATTCGGCTGAGGAATATGTTTAATAATCAATTGAAATAGCGGTGTTAAATCCGTTCTTTCATCTTTTAAGTCGGTAACTGCCCAGCCGTCTCTTCCGACTGCGTATAGTACAGGGAAATCTAATTGCTCTTCCGTTGCATCAAG
This is a stretch of genomic DNA from Candidatus Jidaibacter acanthamoeba. It encodes these proteins:
- the typA gene encoding translational GTPase TypA; its protein translation is MNNIRNLAIIAHVDHGKTTLIDNMLKQSGTFRDNQQVDERVMDSNELEKERGITILAKCTSIHYEDYKLNIVDTPGHADFGGEVERVLSMVDGVVLLVDASEGPMPQTKFVLSKALKLGLRPIVVINKVDRPDSRIDEVLNEIFDLFAALDATEEQLDFPVLYAVGRDGWAVTDLKDERTDLTPLFQLIIKHIPQPNVDRTAPFSMLATILNYDPYVGRILIGKVYAGTAKVNLNVKSMNLNGELIESTKLTKLFGFKGIERIPLTEIEAGDIIAIAGVEKATVSDTICDASVTIPLKSTPIDPPTMAITIGVNDSPFAGQEGTKVTSRMILDRLKREAETNVAITLSINEQGESFEVGGRGELQLGVLIETMRREGFELSVSRPRVLFKRDENNGLLEPIEEVVVDVDENYSGVVVEKLSQRKGELKDMRPSGGNKIRIIFHVPSRSLIGYQGEFRNDTRGTGVLSRLFHSYQEYRGEIEGRRNGVLISNCDGETTAYAIWNLEDRGTMFIPPKTKVYEGMIIGEHNRDNDLEVNAVRGKKLTNMRASGTDENIVLTPPREITLEEVISYIDRDELVEVTPKNIRIRKKHLNPHDRKKSSRKEDV